The Xiphophorus couchianus chromosome 5, X_couchianus-1.0, whole genome shotgun sequence genome includes a region encoding these proteins:
- the uts2r4 gene encoding urotensin-2 receptor: MNRTLNGTITSETGPGLTPGAEDGTSLFGGSASGASGGLWVTSLLGAMLLVMCAIGLAGNIYTLVVTRSAALCRMGSMYVYIVNLALADLLYLSTIPFVVCTYFVQDWLFGEAGCRILLSLDLLTMHASVFILVAMSLERYRAVAKPFSAHRSSSRNRRLTAGVIWGLAFTLTLPMIVMIQLREAKGLVKRICYPTWTPEAFKAYLTVLFFTSVLVPGLIIVGLYAGLARRYWTVQASLGGSSRSARRKGLKQKVLAMILSIVVAYWVCFLPFWGWQIAKLFSPDSLKPLSAAAHKYVNFFVTCLTYGNSCINPFLYTLLTRNYKDYLAQKGPSGGSSKADLGTAVTTPLQEL; encoded by the coding sequence ATGAACCGCACCCTCAATGGCACCATCACTTCTGAGACTGGACCTGGTCTGACCCCGGGGGCTGAAGATGGAACCTCTCTGTTTGGCGGTAGTGCCTCTGGAGCCAGTGGAGGTCTGTGGGTGACGTCCCTGCTCGGTGCCATGCTTTTGGTCATGTGCGCCATAGGACTGGCGGGTAACATTTACACGCTCGTCGTAACGCGCTCCGCCGCTTTGTGCCGGATGGGTTCCATGTACGTCTACATCGTCAACTTGGCCCTGGCCGACCTGCTCTACCTCTCCACCATCCCCTTTGTTGTCTGCACCTACTTTGTCCAGGACTGGCTGTTCGGCGAGGCTGGCTGCCGCATCCTCCTGAGTCTCGATCTCCTCACCATGCATGCCAGCGTCTTCATTTTGGTTGCGATGAGCTTAGAACGTTACCGTGCCGTTGCCAAGCCCTTCAGTGCCCACAGATCCTCGTCTCGGAACCGACGACTCACTGCAGGAGTTATTTGGGGGTTGGCGTTCACGCTAACGCTTCCCATGATTGTGATGATACAGCTCAGGGAGGCCAAGGGCCTTGTGAAGAGAATCTGCTACCCTACCTGGACACCTGAAGCTTTCAAGGCTTACCTCACAGTACTGTTTTTCACAAGTGTCTTAGTCCCTGGACTGATAATCGTTGGACTGTATGCTGGGCTAGCACGGCGCTACTGGACAGTGCAGGCTAGCTTAGGAGGTAGCAGCCGCTCAGCCCGGAGGAAAGGACTCAAACAAAAAGTGCTAGCGATGATATTAAGTATCGTAGTAGCCTATTGGGTGTGCTTCCTACCATTTTGGGGATGGCAGATAGCTAAACTTTTCTCCCCAGATTCCCTCAAACCTTTGTCTGCAGCTGCTCACAAATACGTCAATTTCTTTGTCACATGTCTTACCTATGGGAACAGCTGCATCAATCCATTTCTTTATACTCTCCTGACCCGAAACTACAAAGATTATTTGGCTCAGAAAGGTCCGTCTGGGGGATCTAGCAAGGCTGATCTTGGGACGGCTGTGACAACACCTCTTCAGGAACTCTAA
- the lgals2b gene encoding lectin, galactoside-binding, soluble, 2b, protein MKVKDMAFKEGQEFKVRVRPNDDSSSFALNIGHDPENIAMHFNPRFDQNTIICNSKSGGEWGQEERDMNFPFVRGEECKFYINFNMDQFYIKLPDGSMINFPNRLGDVKYKFFDVTGDARIVGIKIK, encoded by the exons ATG AAAGTCAAGGACATGGCATTCAAGGAAGGGCAGGAGTTTAAAGTCCGAGTCAGACCCAACGATGACAGCTCTAG CTTTGCACTCAACATCGGTCACGATCCCGAGAACATCGCGATGCACTTCAACCCCCGCTTCGACCAGAACACCATTATCTGCAACTCCAAGTCTGGTGGGGAGTGGGGTCAAGAGGAACGAGACATGAACTTCCCCTTTGTGCGTGGGGAGGAATGCAAG TTTTACATCAACTTCAACATGGACCAGTTTTACATCAAACTTCCCGACGGCAGCATGATAAACTTCCCTAACCGTCTGGGAGACGTCAAGTACAAGTTCTTCGACGTCACTGGCGACGCAAGGATTGTGGGGATCAAGATCAAGTAG
- the gtpbp1l gene encoding GTP binding protein 1, like isoform X1, with protein sequence MASAATCPGSTPPESIVPACMFAPDRGCADDPSCGEDFEDGEGTNGQSVDYLDLSKKLVLVSPTGEQYDSLLRQLRERIEEGCGETIYVVGMGSDGGDYGLDEKDMEASVATVRSLCEQIEADLILLRERTESGGKIRDYLIRRRVGEQDFLEVRVAVVGNVDAGKSTLLGVLTHGELDNGRGFARQKLFRHKHEMESGRTSSVGNDILGFDQEGQVVNKPDSHGGGLDWTKICEKSSKVITFIDLAGHEKYLKTTVFGMTGHLPDFCMLMVGSNAGIVGMTKEHLGLALALNVPVFVVVTKIDMCPANILQETLKLLQRLLKSPGCRKIPVLVQNKDDVVVTASNFSSERMCPIFQISNVTGENMDLLKMFLNLLSPRTTFNNDEPAEFQIDDTYSVPGVGTVVSGTTLRGLIRLNDTLLLGPDPLGIFIPITVKSIHRKRMPVREVHGGQTASFALKKIKRSSIRKGMVMVSPKIMPQATWEFEAEILVLHHPTTISPRYQAMVHCGSIRQTATILTMNKDCLRTGDKASVHFRFIKTPEYLHCDQKLVFREGRTKAVGTITKLLQSVSTQAAKAQQAKSQVSRKSSREGTTGSEDTGSTARPLSPTMASTVAEEDALCKDDNKENKLKSGGGGRRRGGQRHRGKGQNTPTMSSAMPTGAAGSS encoded by the exons ATGGCATCAGCGGCGACATGTCCAGGCTCAACACCTCCAGAGTCCATAGTGCCAGCTTGTATGTTCGCACCGGACCGGGGATGTGCTGATGATCCGTCGTGCGGAGAAGACTTTGAGGACGGCGAAGGGACAAATGGGCAGTCTGTGGATTACCTAGACTTGAGCAAAAAG CTGGTTCTTGTGAGCCCAACAGGAGAACAGTACGATTCATTACTGCGGCAGCTAAGAGAGCGGATAGAAGAGGGATGTGGCGAGACCATCTATGTGGTCGGGATGGGCTCAG ATGGAGGCGATTACGGTCTGGATGAGAAGGACATGGAGGCGTCGGTGGCCACGGTGCGGTCGCTGTGTGAGCAGATCGAGGCTGACCTGATCCTGCTGAGGGAGAGGACGGAAAGCGGCGGGAAGATTCGAGACTACCTCATCCGCCGGCGAGTCGGGGAGCAGGATTTCCTGGAAGTGAG AGTTGCAGTTGTTGGCAATGTGGATGCTGGGAAGAGCACGCTGCTCGGTGTGTTGACCCATGGCGAGCTGGACAACGGCCGAGGCTTCGCTCGCCAGAAGCTCTTCAGGCACAAGCACGAAATGGAGAGTGGCAGGACCAGCAGCGTGGGCAACGACATCCTGGGGTTCGACCAGGAGGGTCAG GTGGTCAACAAGCCAGACAGCCACGGCGGAGGCTTGGACTGGACCAAGATCTGCGAGAAATCCTCAAAGGTCATCACCTTTATTGACCTGGCTGGCCATGAGAAGTACTTGAAAACCACCGTGTTTGGGATGACGGGCCACCTGCCAGACTTCTGCATGCTTATG GTGGGCAGTAACGCCGGCATAGTTGGCATGACGAAGGAGCATCTTGGCCTGGCGTTGGCCCTGAATGTGCCGGTGTTTGTAGTTGTTACAAAGATAGATATGTGTCCAGCTAACATCTTGCAAG AGACACTAAAATTACTACAAAGATTATTAAAGTCCCCAGGCTGCAGGAAAAtaccggttctggtccagaacaAGGATGACGTTGTTGTCACCGCCTCCAACTTTAGTTCAGAGAG GATGTGTCCCATTTTCCAAATCTCCAACGTTACGGGGGAGAACATGGACCTGCTGAAGATGTTCCTGAACCTGCTCTCCCCGAGGACCACTTTCAACAACGACGAGCCCGCAGAGTTCCAAATTGACGACACGTACTCTGTGCCG GGTGTGGGTACGGTGGTTTCTGGTACTACGCTGCGCGGATTGATACGACTCAATGACACGTTACTCTTAGGCCCAGACCCGCTCGGTATCTTCATCCCCATCACGGTGAAGTCCATCCACCGCAAAAGGATGCCCGTCAGGGAGGTCCACGGTGGACAGACTGCATCCTTCGCTCTGAAGAAG ATTAAAAGGTCATCAATCAGGAAAGGAATGGTGATGGTCTCTCCAAAGATAATGCCTCAGGCTACCTGGGAGTTTGAGGCTGAGATCTTGGTGCTTCACCATCCAACCACAATATCTCCAAGGTACCAGGCCATGG TCCACTGTGGCAGCATCAGACAGACCGCCACTATCCTGACCATGAATAAAGACTGCCTCAGGACAGGGGACAAGGCTTCAGTCCATTTTCGCTTCATTAAGACACCCGAGTATCTGCACTGTGATCAGAAGCTCGTGTTCAGGGAAGGTCGCACCAAAGCCGTTGGCACCATCACCAAG CTCCTCCAGTCGGTGAGCACACAAGCTGCCAAAGCCCAGCAGGCCAAGTCTCAGGTCAGTAGGAAGTCTTCTAGAGAGGGAACGACAGGGAGCGAAGACACGGGGTCAACAGCACGACCGCTTAGTCCAACTATGGCATCG ACAGTGGCAGAGGAAGATGCTCTATGTAAAGatgacaacaaagaaaacaag
- the gtpbp1l gene encoding GTP binding protein 1, like isoform X2 — protein MASAATCPGSTPPESIVPACMFAPDRGCADDPSCGEDFEDGEGTNGQSVDYLDLSKKLVLVSPTGEQYDSLLRQLRERIEEGCGETIYVVGMGSDGGDYGLDEKDMEASVATVRSLCEQIEADLILLRERTESGGKIRDYLIRRRVGEQDFLEVRVAVVGNVDAGKSTLLGVLTHGELDNGRGFARQKLFRHKHEMESGRTSSVGNDILGFDQEGQVVNKPDSHGGGLDWTKICEKSSKVITFIDLAGHEKYLKTTVFGMTGHLPDFCMLMVGSNAGIVGMTKEHLGLALALNVPVFVVVTKIDMCPANILQETLKLLQRLLKSPGCRKIPVLVQNKDDVVVTASNFSSERMCPIFQISNVTGENMDLLKMFLNLLSPRTTFNNDEPAEFQIDDTYSVPGVGTVVSGTTLRGLIRLNDTLLLGPDPLGIFIPITVKSIHRKRMPVREVHGGQTASFALKKIKRSSIRKGMVMVSPKIMPQATWEFEAEILVLHHPTTISPRYQAMVHCGSIRQTATILTMNKDCLRTGDKASVHFRFIKTPEYLHCDQKLVFREGRTKAVGTITKLLQSVSTQAAKAQQAKSQVSRKSSREGTTGSEDTGSTARPLSPTMASLKSGGGGRRRGGQRHRGKGQNTPTMSSAMPTGAAGSS, from the exons ATGGCATCAGCGGCGACATGTCCAGGCTCAACACCTCCAGAGTCCATAGTGCCAGCTTGTATGTTCGCACCGGACCGGGGATGTGCTGATGATCCGTCGTGCGGAGAAGACTTTGAGGACGGCGAAGGGACAAATGGGCAGTCTGTGGATTACCTAGACTTGAGCAAAAAG CTGGTTCTTGTGAGCCCAACAGGAGAACAGTACGATTCATTACTGCGGCAGCTAAGAGAGCGGATAGAAGAGGGATGTGGCGAGACCATCTATGTGGTCGGGATGGGCTCAG ATGGAGGCGATTACGGTCTGGATGAGAAGGACATGGAGGCGTCGGTGGCCACGGTGCGGTCGCTGTGTGAGCAGATCGAGGCTGACCTGATCCTGCTGAGGGAGAGGACGGAAAGCGGCGGGAAGATTCGAGACTACCTCATCCGCCGGCGAGTCGGGGAGCAGGATTTCCTGGAAGTGAG AGTTGCAGTTGTTGGCAATGTGGATGCTGGGAAGAGCACGCTGCTCGGTGTGTTGACCCATGGCGAGCTGGACAACGGCCGAGGCTTCGCTCGCCAGAAGCTCTTCAGGCACAAGCACGAAATGGAGAGTGGCAGGACCAGCAGCGTGGGCAACGACATCCTGGGGTTCGACCAGGAGGGTCAG GTGGTCAACAAGCCAGACAGCCACGGCGGAGGCTTGGACTGGACCAAGATCTGCGAGAAATCCTCAAAGGTCATCACCTTTATTGACCTGGCTGGCCATGAGAAGTACTTGAAAACCACCGTGTTTGGGATGACGGGCCACCTGCCAGACTTCTGCATGCTTATG GTGGGCAGTAACGCCGGCATAGTTGGCATGACGAAGGAGCATCTTGGCCTGGCGTTGGCCCTGAATGTGCCGGTGTTTGTAGTTGTTACAAAGATAGATATGTGTCCAGCTAACATCTTGCAAG AGACACTAAAATTACTACAAAGATTATTAAAGTCCCCAGGCTGCAGGAAAAtaccggttctggtccagaacaAGGATGACGTTGTTGTCACCGCCTCCAACTTTAGTTCAGAGAG GATGTGTCCCATTTTCCAAATCTCCAACGTTACGGGGGAGAACATGGACCTGCTGAAGATGTTCCTGAACCTGCTCTCCCCGAGGACCACTTTCAACAACGACGAGCCCGCAGAGTTCCAAATTGACGACACGTACTCTGTGCCG GGTGTGGGTACGGTGGTTTCTGGTACTACGCTGCGCGGATTGATACGACTCAATGACACGTTACTCTTAGGCCCAGACCCGCTCGGTATCTTCATCCCCATCACGGTGAAGTCCATCCACCGCAAAAGGATGCCCGTCAGGGAGGTCCACGGTGGACAGACTGCATCCTTCGCTCTGAAGAAG ATTAAAAGGTCATCAATCAGGAAAGGAATGGTGATGGTCTCTCCAAAGATAATGCCTCAGGCTACCTGGGAGTTTGAGGCTGAGATCTTGGTGCTTCACCATCCAACCACAATATCTCCAAGGTACCAGGCCATGG TCCACTGTGGCAGCATCAGACAGACCGCCACTATCCTGACCATGAATAAAGACTGCCTCAGGACAGGGGACAAGGCTTCAGTCCATTTTCGCTTCATTAAGACACCCGAGTATCTGCACTGTGATCAGAAGCTCGTGTTCAGGGAAGGTCGCACCAAAGCCGTTGGCACCATCACCAAG CTCCTCCAGTCGGTGAGCACACAAGCTGCCAAAGCCCAGCAGGCCAAGTCTCAGGTCAGTAGGAAGTCTTCTAGAGAGGGAACGACAGGGAGCGAAGACACGGGGTCAACAGCACGACCGCTTAGTCCAACTATGGCATCG